AATTGTGATTCTATTGGAGAAATTAGATTCTTAAGCAAACTATTAAAGCATTTATgacacaatttaaatgcaaacgGTATACTGCTTGCTCATGCACTGCTTGCTCCAGTGCTGCGCACAAGGCTAACTGCTTTCTGCACTACTTTCGAAAGCCCAACAAAAGCTTACTTATGTCGAGTTTCATAGTAATTAGCTTTATGTGCGCTTAAAAAGCAGTGCGTTAGCTTGGCAGCTCGTTACTTTTCAAATTCGAATTGTAAAAAAACCTATGAAAATaagctttataaaaattaattatttatcctaactatagcatactttaactaattacaaaataatagcaCGCTCTTTGGAGcgtatgttaaaaaattatagaaactcttttaatttttcatttgatgtaaaattttaatgttttttgttgttgttcatacACGTTGTAGTAAATGGCGCGTTTTGAGAAACGCAATTCGTAAATAAATACAGAGtttagataaataatataaatatctaaaacCTAGTTTCAAATaagcacatacataaattaatttaatttactgtaAGGAGTCCAGTCATTAGCACTAATAAGCAAGTAATTCACACTAGACACACCCTAGACCTCATTACACTCCAAATACAACTGGCGACAATCGAAACCGGAACGCCCCCGGCGTCCAGCATCATAAAGGTGTTCGAagctggtgttgctgctgcgtccGAGCATATAGCTGGTGGCATATCTGAAACAAAGCAATACCAATTGAGATCATATGAAAATAAGGCAATCGAGTGCAGTCCACTTACGATCCAAGTTGGCAGAAGATGCTGCTGCCACCGATTTCACGCACACAGTCTGTGTTGGCGTCGCACATGTAACGCTGCATGCACTTGTCCTCCGAGTTGCGATAGGTGCGCACGTAGCCCTTGAGGAGGGCAATGCCAGCGACCGCCGCATCGCTGACCGAGTCACGTTTACCCAGGGAGCGGGCTGTCAGCGAGCGGTGCGAGAAGGAGGTCTTCAGGGCGTCCAGTAGATTCATCACGATCTGTATGAACTGTGAATGGGAGCGTCGAATAGTTGGTAGAGTGATGGGCGTGGCATGGGCATGGGAAGCATTAGTCAATTAGTTTGCATTGTTTGTGCCAATACTAaagctatatatgtatattatgtataagaatagtgtatgcgtgtgtttgtgtatgtgtgtgtgtgtgtgtgtgtgagttgtgtGTGATAATTTACATGAGGTTACACTATGCAACAAGAATTGGGCACCTATGCTAAAAAGCAGTAAATAACGaaagtattattataaatagtcTTTAAGATAAGAAAAGATTATCACAATGCATCATTCATTTGAAGTATTTAAGAAGCGCAAAAAAGAAACTTACTTTCtgtatagaaattattatatatgacAAATGACAACTATAGATTAGCTTGGGctacaatcaaatcaaaagacACCCAACTGCTGACTATATTGCTCAATATTGTTGCATAGTGCACGCTTTGTGAATACGATCTGTACTATGCAGTAATGGTTTTACCTCGCCAGCTTGCTTGGCCATCGAGTTGACTTGATCTGGATCTCTGGTGCCCAACACGGACGACAACACAGCCGCCAAGATGCCctgtgcaaattgtttttcagaGGTAGAGGAATAGCaggaaattaaaacaacaaaaaaaaaaaaacaacaaagagatagagatataaGTCCACACaccaaatatgtatgtaagtattataatatgtatagGTTAACTGAAAATAACGGAAAGCGGCCATAACacaattcaaaaaacaaatggcaCAAAAGCGTCTACgactattaaaaattatattcagcTAATTACCTGCATGGGAGAGCCACCATTGTCGACCTTGTCGATGCCATCGCTGGGTGCACCACCGCCCAGGAGTGTGTTTATAATGCGAAGACCTGCAAATCACATAAAATGAGCAATTTGTCTGTGTTTCTGAGAATCGTGTCACTTACCCATCGAGATAACATTAGCCCAGGGGCTGCCGCCCAGTCCGATGGAGCTATCCACATCGTCGGACTTGGTGGGGGCATTGGCGGCGCCATTGAAAAACATGGTCATAACGGTGGACAGCATGTTCGACCAAGTAAAGCCACCGGGTCCGCCCACGCTCTCCTGAATCTGATTGCCTTCAATATCATCTTCAATGTCATCCAATGCCACCTTCTTGGAGGCATTCGGTTTCACGGCAAATTTGCGGGCATTGCTTTCGGCGCGGTACACCGGTGACTGGGTCAACTGATGTTGACGCTGGTAGACTTCCTGCTGGGGAAAGGCATAGGTCAGCAGCAGGCAGTTGCTGGCCACAATGGCGAGCAACAGGTAGGCGCTTAATTTGCTTTGATCCAACATAGCGAACTAActgcaaataagaaaaaaagagaagtcAAGTTTGTGTcttaagtctttcgttttttttaatctgCTAGAGCGCCCTAACACTTTCACATTGCCAGCGTGCAGGCAATGTTGTTTGAACCTGAGCACGTAACGGGAATTCAAATGAGCTAAAacataacagcaacaacaacacaaacgcCTTGTGCAGTTACATGAGTTTTGGCCCAATTGTCGCCATAGTTCATGCGTGTGCTCATTTCTCAAGCAGCCTTGTCAATTGttatatcattatttgaaaatttcatgtttttcagtattggaaattttatttacaattttttttcaagtatataaatatatatttatcttttggcgactgactttattaaaaacaattttacaaaaagaTTTAAGTGAATATACCAGTTttgaaagattaaaaaaatatgtaagagcCAAGCCATTTCCACCAAAATTGATCAGCCCTGAACTTTTTGCTGACTGTCTGTTTTCCTGTAGATTGTATAATGAGAACCCATGAAATTACTTGAGCCTATAAACTGCAACTTTTTCACACGGctaagaaaaa
The genomic region above belongs to Drosophila innubila isolate TH190305 chromosome 3R unlocalized genomic scaffold, UK_Dinn_1.0 2_E_3R, whole genome shotgun sequence and contains:
- the LOC117791746 gene encoding uncharacterized protein LOC117791746 isoform X1; translated protein: MLDQSKLSAYLLLAIVASNCLLLTYAFPQQEVYQRQHQLTQSPVYRAESNARKFAVKPNASKKVALDDIEDDIEGNQIQESVGGPGGFTWSNMLSTVMTMFFNGAANAPTKSDDVDSSIGLGGSPWANVISMGLRIINTLLGGGAPSDGIDKVDNGGSPMQGILAAVLSSVLGTRDPDQVNSMAKQAGEFIQIVMNLLDALKTSFSHRSLTARSLGKRDSVSDAAVAGIALLKGYVRTYRNSEDKCMQRYMCDANTDCVREIGGSSIFCQLGSYATSYMLGRSSNTSFEHLYDAGRRGRSGFDCRQLYLECNEV
- the LOC117791746 gene encoding uncharacterized protein LOC117791746 isoform X2 encodes the protein MLDQSKLSAYLLLAIVASNCLLLTYAFPQQEVYQRQHQLTQSPVYRAESNARKFAVKPNASKKVALDDIEDDIEGNQIQESVGGPGGFTWSNMLSTVMTMFFNGAANAPTKSDDVDSSIGLGGSPWANVISMGLRIINTLLGGGAPSDGIDKVDNGGSPMQFIQIVMNLLDALKTSFSHRSLTARSLGKRDSVSDAAVAGIALLKGYVRTYRNSEDKCMQRYMCDANTDCVREIGGSSIFCQLGSYATSYMLGRSSNTSFEHLYDAGRRGRSGFDCRQLYLECNEV